The Arachis hypogaea cultivar Tifrunner chromosome 19, arahy.Tifrunner.gnm2.J5K5, whole genome shotgun sequence genome has a window encoding:
- the LOC140182408 gene encoding uncharacterized protein, whose product MDGTHLYEKYEGMLLIVVAQDGNNNILPIAFSLVEFETTETWTFFLLNLRQHVTPQPGILIISDRSQAIRTTINAPHSGWHPPSAYHVYCIRQMASNFNLWFKSAEGKGYLVNVAYSPSKEGCDWYLDALGTLSREMVDWALRFRKDLWLQHCDEGRRYGHMMTNLSECINTVLKGTRNLPVAAIVWATYERLQQLFVCRGREAHAQLKGGQIYSVAVDRYR is encoded by the coding sequence ATGGACGGGACACACTTGTATGAAAAGTATGAGGGCATGCTTTTAATTGTTGTGGCTCAAGATGGTAACAACAATATTCTTCCTATAGCTTTCTCATTAGTTGAGTTTGAGACAACAGAGACATGGACGTTTTTTCTCTTGAATTTGAGACAACATGTTACTCCACAGCCAGGAATCCTTATCATATCAGATAGATCACAGGCCATTCGCACCACCATCAACGCACCTCACAGTGGATGGCATCCTCCATCGGCATATCATGTTTACTGCATCCGGCAAATGGCTTCAAACTTCAATTTATGGTTCAAATCAGCCGAGGGTAAGGGGTACCTTGTAAATGTTGCGTACAGTCCAAGTAAGGAGGGTTGCGATTGGTACTTGGATGCTTTGGGTACACTATCCCGTGAGATGGTAGATTGGGCTCTTCGTTTCAGGAAGGATTTATGGCTGCAACATTGTGACGAAGGTCGTCGGTATGGTCACATGATGACGAACCTATCAGAGTGCATAAATACGGTGTTGAAGGGAACGAGGAATCTTCCAGTAGCTGCAATTGTTTGGGCAACATATGAGCGTTTGCAACAGTTATTTGTGTGCAGGGGTCGCGAAGCACATGCTCAGTTAAAGGGTGGACAGATATACTCAGTGGCTGTTGATAGATATAGATAA
- the LOC140181840 gene encoding uncharacterized protein yields MSTLPGGSRLAESNLSGEEVFADPRVAAPPDDILPVAPGQRDELQLPRDAPDQKRRVRRQPCDDVRRLTRRARDQRVKQDGGDPQHGKGDQQLLNEEAEYARQKDILKGDILAAHVELSTDAFFVDHEADMTRRLMSGTSIPSHHSADDTAWDQAQFNIGSDVEININDMFQIVGATGDAMDELASRY; encoded by the coding sequence ATGAGTACCTTACCTGGTGGCAGCAGACTTGCAGAGTCAAATCTCTCGGGGGAGGAGGTCTTTGCCGATCCCAGAGTAGCAGCCCCACCAGACGATATCCTCCCTGTGGCTCCTGGTCAGAGAGATGAGCTACAATTACCACGGGATGCCCCAGATCAGAAGCGACGGGTGAGGAGGCAACCTTGCGATGATGTCCGGAGACTGACACGGAGGGCACGCGATCAGCGCGTCAAACAGGACGGTGGAGATCCTCAACACGGTAAGGGAGACCAGCAGTTGTTAAACGAGGAGGCTGAGTATGCACGGCAGAAGGATATACTTAAGGGTGACATTCTAGCTGCACATGTAGAGCTTTCCACCGATGCATTCTTTGTTGACCATGAGGCCGACATGACTAGGAGGCTTATGTCGGGTACCTCCATCCCCAGTCACCACTCGGCTGATGACACTGCCTGGGACCAGGCCCAGTTCAACATTGGATCTGATGTTGAGATAAACATCAATGACATGTTCCAGATTGTAGGTGCGACTGGGGATGCGATGGATGAGTTGGCCAGCCGTTATTGA